In Capricornis sumatraensis isolate serow.1 chromosome 16, serow.2, whole genome shotgun sequence, a genomic segment contains:
- the ZNF215 gene encoding zinc finger protein 215 isoform X1 has protein sequence MQLLSKLMTVSKPHNLAPHEQSEVLRADTSWQQETIPVVETDDCEASRQRFRHFQYLEVSGPREALSQLWELSLRWLRPEIHTKKQILELLVLEQFLTILPEEVRTWVNLQYPKNSKEVVSLIQDVIDMLEDEGITCKDSVLHQKGSFRKEKMEADLITGKSQEPVKFEDVVVEFSREEWGQLDPAVKNLYRHVMLENYRNLNSLHKEHLLSKPVETSKLESKKESWIMEQEIQRTAVFDRERISENQELVPKQRISGEESSCAVIMTRLTEGGHFPVDARNSDDWLYRNQEPWDINLPQEVFIPNIVYTEEGDFECSENKVSSDVKSVKSIFDTQQGIPMRKDSPKCDQLKTNFEFNLDSVGKQHSAYKCGSALSLSTDIQLPKSRTELNFYICYQCGKAFSRSSSLVRHQIIHTGERPYKCSECGRCFNRRSNLTKHQKLHTATKAWGGNQSGKTLSAHKDSNKNTGLHSPNNLYECVKCGKSFTRSSSLTRHQTIHTGEKPFKCKQCKKTFTRSSNLLKHQKIHT, from the exons ATGCAGCTTTTGAGCAAGCTGATGACTGTCTCAAAACCTCATAACCTGGCTCCTCATGAACAAAGTGAGGTCCTGAGAGCAGATACGTCTTGGCAGCAGGAAACCATCCCAGTCGTGGAGACAGATGACTGTGAGGCCTCTCGTCAGCGATTCAGGCATTTCCAGTATTTGGAAGTGTCTGGGCCTCGTGAAGCcctgagccaactctgggagctcAGTCTTCGGTGGCTGAGACCAGAAATTCATACCAAGAAGCAGATTCTAGAGCTATTGGTGCTGGAGCAGTTCCTGACAATTCTCCCTGAAGAAGTCAGGACTTGGGTGAATTTACAATATCCGAAGAATAGCAAAGAAGTGGTGAGCCTCATACAGGATGTGATTGATATGCTTGAAGATGAAG GTATAACCTGCAAGGATTCTGTCCTACATCAGAAAGGGAGcttcaggaaagagaaaatggaagctGACTTAATAACAGGCAAATCCCAG GAACCAGTGAAATTTGAAGATGTGGTTGTGGAATTCAGCAGAGAAGAGTGGGGGCAACTGGACCCTGCTGTAAAGAACCTGTACAGgcatgtgatgctggagaactatAGGAACCTGAATTCACTGCATAAAG AGCATCTACTTTCCAAACCAGTTGAGACCTCCAAGttggagagtaaaaaagaaagTTGGATAATGGAGCAAGAAATCCAAAGAACAGCTGTTTTTG acagagagagaatttcagaaaatcagGAATTAGTCCCCAAACAGAGAATTTCTGGAGAAGAATCATCCTGTGCAGTGATTATGACAAGACTGACTGAAGGTGGACATTTTCCTGTAGATGCCCGGAACAGTGATGACTGGTTATATAGGAATCAGGAACCCTGGGACATAAATTTGCCACAAGAAGTTTTCATTCCTAATATAGTCTACACTGAGGAGGGAGACTTTGAATGCAGTGAAAATAAAGTAAGCTCTGATGTTAAGTCAGTTAAGTCTATTTTTGATACACAACAGGGAATTCCTATGAGAAAGGATTCCCCAAAGTGTGATCAACTTAAAACTAACTTTGAATTTAATTTAGACTCAGTAGGTAAGCAGCATTCAGCATATAAGTGTGGGAGTGCCTTGAGCCTGAGTACAGATATTCAGCTCCCCAAAAGTCGTACCGAACTGAATTTCTATATATGTTATCAGTGTGGAAAGGCCTTCAGCCGCAGTTCATCGCTCGTTCGACATCAGATCATTCACACAGGAGAGAGACCCTATAAATGCAGTGAATGTGGAAGATGCTTCAACCGACGTTCAAACCTTACTAAGCATCAAAAACTTCACACTGCAACAAAAGCCTGGGGAGGCAATCAATCTGGAAAAACCCTCAGTGCGCATAAAGACAGTAATAAAAATACAGGACTCCATTCTCCAAATAATCTCTATGAATGTGTTAAGTGTGGAAAATCCTTCACCCGTAGCTCCTCACTTACTCGACATCAAACGAttcatacaggagagaaaccaTTCAAATGTAAGCAATGTAAGAAAACCTTTACCAGAAGTTCAAACCTGCTTAAACACCAAAAAATTCATACTTGA
- the OR2D3 gene encoding olfactory receptor 2D3 yields the protein MGEDNHTSVAEFIFLGLSQDSQIQILLFILFLIIYLLTVLGNLLIIILIFMDSRLHTPMYFFLRNLSFADLCFSTSIVPQVLVHFLVKNKTISFVGCMTQVIVFLLVGCTECALLAVMSYDRYVAVCKPLHYSTIMTPQVCLQLAIGSWASGAVVSLVDTIFTFQLPYQGQNIINHYFCEPPALLKLASADTYRTEMAIFAMGVVILLAPVSLILVSYWNITSTVIQMQAGEGRLKAFSTCGSHLIVVVLFYGSGIFTYMRPNSKTVKERDKMISVFYTVVTPMLNPIIYSLRNKDVKGALRKLAGRKSFSQRQ from the coding sequence ATGGGAGAAGATAACCACACTTCTGTGGCAGAATTTATCTTCCTTGGCCTTTCACAGGACTCACAGATCCAGATCCTGctgttcattctttttctcatcaTTTATCTGTTAACTGTGCTTGGAAACCTGCTTATCATCATTCTCATCTTCATGGATTCTCGActtcacacccccatgtactttttTCTTAGAAACCTCTCTTTTGCAGATCTCTGTTTCTCTACTAGCATTGTCCCTCAAGTGTTGGTCCACTTCCTGGTGAAGAATAAAACTATTTCTTTTGTGGGGTGTATGACACAGGTCATTGTCTTCCTTCTGGTTGGGTGCACAGAATGTGCACTTCTGGCAGTGATGTCCTATGACCGGTATGTGGCGGTGTGCAAGCCCCTGCACTACTCCACCATCATGACCCCACAAGTGTGTCTCCAGTTGGCTATAGGGTCCTGGGCCAGTGGTGCAGTAGTGTCTCTGGTAGACACCATCTTTACTTTCCAACTTCCTTATCAAGGACAGAACATCATCAATCACTACTTTTGTGAACCCCCTGCCCTCCTGAAGCTGGCTTCAGCAGATACTTACAGAACAGAAATGGCCATCTTTGCAATGGGTGTGGTCATCCTCCTAGCTCCTGTCTCCCTGATCCTGGTCTCCTACTGGAATATCACCTCCACTGTGATCCAGAtgcaggctggggaggggcggCTCAAGGCTTTTTCTACCTGTGGCTCCCACCTCATTGTTGTTGTCCTCTTCTATGGATCAGGAATATTCACCTACATGCGGCCAAATTCCAAGACCGTAAAAGAGCGGGATAAAATGATATCTGTGTTCTATACGGTGGTGACTCCAATGTTGAATCCCATAATTTATAGCCTGAGAAACAAGGATGTCAAAGGAGCTCTCAGGAAACTGGCTGGAAGAAAGTCCTTTTCTCAGAGACAGTGA
- the ZNF215 gene encoding zinc finger protein 215 isoform X2, producing the protein MQLLSKLMTVSKPHNLAPHEQSEVLRADTSWQQETIPVVETDDCEASRQRFRHFQYLEVSGPREALSQLWELSLRWLRPEIHTKKQILELLVLEQFLTILPEEVRTWVNLQYPKNSKEVVSLIQDVIDMLEDEGITCKDSVLHQKGSFRKEKMEADLITGKSQEPVKFEDVVVEFSREEWGQLDPAVKNLYRHVMLENYRNLNSLHKEHLLSKPVETSKLESKKESWIMEQEIQRTAVFEVKKISGEESSCAVIMTRLTEGGHFPVDARNSDDWLYRNQEPWDINLPQEVFIPNIVYTEEGDFECSENKVSSDVKSVKSIFDTQQGIPMRKDSPKCDQLKTNFEFNLDSVGKQHSAYKCGSALSLSTDIQLPKSRTELNFYICYQCGKAFSRSSSLVRHQIIHTGERPYKCSECGRCFNRRSNLTKHQKLHTATKAWGGNQSGKTLSAHKDSNKNTGLHSPNNLYECVKCGKSFTRSSSLTRHQTIHTGEKPFKCKQCKKTFTRSSNLLKHQKIHT; encoded by the exons ATGCAGCTTTTGAGCAAGCTGATGACTGTCTCAAAACCTCATAACCTGGCTCCTCATGAACAAAGTGAGGTCCTGAGAGCAGATACGTCTTGGCAGCAGGAAACCATCCCAGTCGTGGAGACAGATGACTGTGAGGCCTCTCGTCAGCGATTCAGGCATTTCCAGTATTTGGAAGTGTCTGGGCCTCGTGAAGCcctgagccaactctgggagctcAGTCTTCGGTGGCTGAGACCAGAAATTCATACCAAGAAGCAGATTCTAGAGCTATTGGTGCTGGAGCAGTTCCTGACAATTCTCCCTGAAGAAGTCAGGACTTGGGTGAATTTACAATATCCGAAGAATAGCAAAGAAGTGGTGAGCCTCATACAGGATGTGATTGATATGCTTGAAGATGAAG GTATAACCTGCAAGGATTCTGTCCTACATCAGAAAGGGAGcttcaggaaagagaaaatggaagctGACTTAATAACAGGCAAATCCCAG GAACCAGTGAAATTTGAAGATGTGGTTGTGGAATTCAGCAGAGAAGAGTGGGGGCAACTGGACCCTGCTGTAAAGAACCTGTACAGgcatgtgatgctggagaactatAGGAACCTGAATTCACTGCATAAAG AGCATCTACTTTCCAAACCAGTTGAGACCTCCAAGttggagagtaaaaaagaaagTTGGATAATGGAGCAAGAAATCCAAAGAACAGCTGTTTTTG aagtaaAGAA AATTTCTGGAGAAGAATCATCCTGTGCAGTGATTATGACAAGACTGACTGAAGGTGGACATTTTCCTGTAGATGCCCGGAACAGTGATGACTGGTTATATAGGAATCAGGAACCCTGGGACATAAATTTGCCACAAGAAGTTTTCATTCCTAATATAGTCTACACTGAGGAGGGAGACTTTGAATGCAGTGAAAATAAAGTAAGCTCTGATGTTAAGTCAGTTAAGTCTATTTTTGATACACAACAGGGAATTCCTATGAGAAAGGATTCCCCAAAGTGTGATCAACTTAAAACTAACTTTGAATTTAATTTAGACTCAGTAGGTAAGCAGCATTCAGCATATAAGTGTGGGAGTGCCTTGAGCCTGAGTACAGATATTCAGCTCCCCAAAAGTCGTACCGAACTGAATTTCTATATATGTTATCAGTGTGGAAAGGCCTTCAGCCGCAGTTCATCGCTCGTTCGACATCAGATCATTCACACAGGAGAGAGACCCTATAAATGCAGTGAATGTGGAAGATGCTTCAACCGACGTTCAAACCTTACTAAGCATCAAAAACTTCACACTGCAACAAAAGCCTGGGGAGGCAATCAATCTGGAAAAACCCTCAGTGCGCATAAAGACAGTAATAAAAATACAGGACTCCATTCTCCAAATAATCTCTATGAATGTGTTAAGTGTGGAAAATCCTTCACCCGTAGCTCCTCACTTACTCGACATCAAACGAttcatacaggagagaaaccaTTCAAATGTAAGCAATGTAAGAAAACCTTTACCAGAAGTTCAAACCTGCTTAAACACCAAAAAATTCATACTTGA